The Rhea pennata isolate bPtePen1 chromosome 5, bPtePen1.pri, whole genome shotgun sequence nucleotide sequence GATCACAGTCTTTTCTAGCTGGAGTGGAGGAGGCCAGGGACAGAGCTCAGCCTGCTCAGCTTGTGGAGACCCCATTAGAGGTTTCACTCTCACAGAATTCAGTGCAGTACATTAACATGTTTCTCCTATCTCTCCGGCTGCCTCAGGCACAGGTGTCTGTGGAGGATGGAAAGCACCTGTCCAGCATCTCAGCTCCTCAGTGGCGCTCATCCAACAGATGCATACAGAGGTGGGTGCAAGAGATCCACACAGAGGCACAGCCCATCTTGCCTTCAAAGAGACAACCAAAAGAACAGGTGAACTGCACCCCGAGGCAAGAGGGAGAAGCCCTTTCTCCTCAAGCAAGCACAAAGCAGGAGCCAGGCTCATATTCAACCGTCTAAGGCAAAATGGATCTACCCTTTCTGCTCCTCCAGCATCTGGTGGGAAATACAAGGTCAAATTGTGCCTCAGGATTTTCTACAAAAGCTGCAGGAAGAGGAGCAGCTGTTCGATATGGGTCCTTTGAAAATATCGGGCCATGCCTGGCTCCAGGCAGCCCTAGGCTTTGCTTCTACTTGAATATACCCAGATCTTTTATTGGACCCTTCACAGAGAACTAGACATCTCCATGGCCTGAGCGCAAGGGTTCATGAGGGAACAGGGCTGTGAGCACTGCTCAGTTCACCAGAGAAGGCCCCTGAGAAAGAAACACAGCCTTGTGCTCACAGCCAAAGCTACAGTAGGTCAGGTAAGAGCAGCTATTCCACCAAAGCATGGGAGATGTGTCCCCATTAATGGCTTCTACACAtcagcggcgggggggggggggggggtggaacaCATCCCAGGGCAAGCAGATGCTCTGATTGCCAACTGCGTCACCCAGTGCCAGGAGCACTGCAGATCCAGCCAGCTGGTCCTTTCAATCTCCTCCTGGGCACACGGATGATGACAGTGAGTTGTGCACATACCAGATAAGCTGAATAGTTCTTTATTTCCGTAATGAAACTAGATAGCTGCTTACAAAACCGGCactttctcccccttccctcccttcttaCACGCATCCCCACTATGGTCTCTCAATCACAAACATCCACCAGCAAATGGGTTGGAGCCTTTTGTTGACTCAACTACAATCACAGAAAAGAATCTAAAGCCAGAAGGACAAACATGAAaccagaaaaggagaaaaataaaacaacaaatccATGAAGCACAGGGAAGGTGACATCTTGGTAACTTCCCTTCTGCCAACAGCTAAAGCAGGGAAGcccagagaaacaaagaaacacacCTACCTCCCTTCCCTCCCGCATAGCCCCTCCACTCCACTACTCCCTCTGTCCCTCCCAAACCCCAACACTGCAGCACGAGACCCCCTCAACCCCATGTCTGGGATTACAGACTGTAGAACTTCAGGCTCCGGTCCATGCCCGTTGAGGCAATGAACTTGGCATGGTGGCCAAAAGCCACTCCTGTGGTGAGGCCGCTGTGCTCTGAGGAAGGAAGGCAGCATGCGGTTATGGTAAGACCAGATGAATTCAGGCAGAGCAGAACAGTACGCTTTAAAGCCTCTGCTACATGCTCTTTCCATGTTGCTCATGGCagcaaggacagaaaaagaTCTCCAAACCCAGCCTGCTCTCAGGATCCTGAGAGTTCATGCTGCATAGCCAAGGCATTACCTCCCATTTTCTCCCGCATCCAGGGTAACCACTGGCAGACACACTGATTGGGGATGGTATCACTTTGCACCCCCATAGCTAGGTCTATAGCGTGACATACACCAGAATCAGATTTCATCTCCTCAAGGAGGGCACCTGAACACCTCCCCTCCAACTGTCCTTTGATCTGCCTCCTCCCAAAGCCTCCACCAGTCAGAACCCCTCACCTGTGAAGTGGAGGATTTCTGTCCACTGCTTGCAGATGTATATCTGAACATCCGTCCCACCCAGGGCCAGGTAGGTGCCACTCTGGTCAAAGATAAGAGACTTCACCTGCAGAGGAGAAGTGAGGCTTCAGACTAGGTCTAAGAAGCTCCACACTGGCCATTGGGGACCAGGGAGACACCAAATCCTCTCCATGACAACATCCCATAGAGGGAACCCACCACCACTGGCATCAGGCTTCCCCAGAGTGGAGGAGCATAGTCAGCATAGGGCTGGGAAAGTGGACATGGTGACAGGAACCTGCCAGCCTGCCCAGTCAGGCAATCGCACCTCAAAGTTATTGTCCAGCTGCAATGTCTTGAAGTTCTTAAGCTTACGCAAGTCCCAGAGCTTGACAGAGGAGTCATCCGCAGCTGTGGCAAGATAGTAGCCGTTCTCAGAGAAGGCGATGCTAGTGATGGGGCCTGAGTGCCCTGGGAAGTTGGCCACATTCGTACGTTCCTGAGAAGACAATTAAACACCAGTGGCTCATGAGGAAAAGCTGACTCCAACATCCTCAGCCCTCTCAGGGAAGCTTGGTGAGGGTCTGGATAGCAGTTTGGCAGAGAAAGCCCAGGTGAGTACAACAGCCCCCAAAGGGGCAGGATGGCAAGAATTTGCATTGTCCAGAGAAACAGGGGTGAGGAAAGCCATAGGGCACTATCACCCCATGCAGCACCCGAACTCTTACTCTTCACAGCAGTTCCAGGGGTATGACAAAGCAGATCCTTGTAACTGCCGCACTCTGTCCATGCAGCTGAGCTAAGCAAATAGTCTACGCCAATCTGTATCATCAAACTGTTTCAGTTACTCATCCCACAACAGAGCCAGACAGTCTGCCTGCAAACCTTCCTGTTCCCCAGTAGCTTTCCTAGGGACACAGCAAACACCTTCTCACCACAAGAAGATCCCAATCACCAGCTACAACACTAGAAAAGAGGCAGCTCTTGAGCTGAAGCTTtgtatttttggagaaaatatcAGAAGAGATACCCAAAGCCTCCTCCTAGACTCTCGTTCCAGCAGACACAGGCTCCATGCAGAGGCCTGAGCACTCTGCTGGGTACCAAGCTGAACAGACCTGTACCAGCTATGTCCCCTAGCACCTCCCAAACCTCTCTTTCCTGCCCAGCCCAACCCTTACCTTCAGATCCCAGATCTTGATCTGGGAGTCCATTGTTCCTGTTCCAAAAATGAGCCCATCTGGGTGGAACTGGGCACAAGTGAGAGCTGCAGAGACACAGGGAGAAATCCAGAGAGTTGGGGAGAGTCTATTCTGGGAGACCTTCTCACCTTGTTAACAGGGGCCCTCCACACAAGTTTGTCTAGGCTCCTGGAGACCTAGGACAAAAAATTCCCTCCTCCACAAACTCTCAACAGCCCCCAAGGGTAGGGATACTCAGCCATAAGCCTTACCACAGCCAGAGCTCTCATCTGTCACCTTGGTGAGGACACGGCCTGTCTGGATATCTGAGAAAGCCCAGTACTGAAAGAGATGAACAGAGTGCTGAGTACCCAGAGATGAAGGGTACGGGAGTGTCTAATCTTTGAGCTGGGTCTCACCTGGTCATCAGAAGAGCTGAGGAGGTAGTCACCTGTTGCATGGAGACTCAGCCCTGTCACAGAGCCCTCATGGGCACGGACAACTTGCACGCACGAGGCATTGGGCACAGACCAGATCCGGATGGTTGCATCAGGAGAAGCTGAGAACACCAAGTCCTAGACAGATATGAGACAAGGAGGTTAATGCCAAATGCATATGGTCAAAAGACTTTCATCTCTCCATCTGAGAGTTTCCTACAGACAAGAACTGGCCCATCATCAGTATGCCTAAGATGAAGGCTCCCCCTCCTCTAGGACAAACCACCAGGAAATGGGTCAAGGATGTCTGATCTACAGCCATCTGCCCTTGAAGGAAGAGGCCAAACACAGGTGTGATCGCACCTGAGATGGGTGGAACACAACACTGGTAACCTTCTTAGAGTGTCCCTTGAGTGTTGCCAGGATCTGCTCAGAGGTCTTGTCAAAGACAATGACATTTTTATCAGCCCCAcctggaaaacaaagcagagagatGGGAGTCTGCAGCCAGCCAAGTCCAAGTCAAAGTCCACCCACCTTTTCTCAGGATCATATTGTCCTGAGAAGCTTTGCACGAAGCGGAGAAAATTCCTTATGCCCCTTGCCACACATCCACCCCCCacaagcacagagaaaagagcCTGCCCCAAAGAAGCTGCAGCTCTTCGCC carries:
- the PRPF19 gene encoding pre-mRNA-processing factor 19; translation: MALICSISNEVPEHPCVSPVSNHVYERRLIEKYIAENGTDPVNNQPLSEEQLIDIKVAHPIRPKPPSATSIPAILKALQDEWDAVMLHSFTLRQQLQTTRQELSHALYQHDAACRVIARLTKEVTAAREALATLKPQAGLIVPQTVPSSQPNVAGAGESMDLGELVGMTPEIIQKLQDKATVLTTERKKRGKTVPEELVKPEELSKYRQVASHVGLHSASIPGILALDLCPSDTNKILTGGADKNVIVFDKTSEQILATLKGHSKKVTSVVFHPSQDLVFSASPDATIRIWSVPNASCVQVVRAHEGSVTGLSLHATGDYLLSSSDDQYWAFSDIQTGRVLTKVTDESSGCALTCAQFHPDGLIFGTGTMDSQIKIWDLKERTNVANFPGHSGPITSIAFSENGYYLATAADDSSVKLWDLRKLKNFKTLQLDNNFEVKSLIFDQSGTYLALGGTDVQIYICKQWTEILHFTEHSGLTTGVAFGHHAKFIASTGMDRSLKFYSL